From Pseudomonas fluorescens:
CGTAGGCGGCCACGGCCTGGATCACTGCACGCAACTGCGCCGGGTTGGCCATCATGTCGTTGTACATCGCGCCATGGGGTTTGACGTAACTGACACGCCCGCCCTGGGCGCGGCAGATGCCCTCCAGCGCGCCGATCTGGTAGTGCAACAGGTCCTGGATTTCCTGGGGGGTGTAGGCCATGGAACGGCGGCCGAAACCTTGCAGGTCCTGGTACGCCGGGTGCGCGCCGACCTGTACGCCGTGTTTGAGGGCCAGGCTGACGGTCTTGCGCATGATGCTCGGGTCGCCGGCATGAAAACCGCAAGCCACGTTGGCGCAATCGATGAACGGCATGACCTCGGCATCCAGACCCAGGGTCCAGTTGCCAAAGCTTTCGCCGATGTCGCAGTTCAATAGCAGGCGGCTCACGGTGGTTGCTCCTGTAGGCTTTGTTTTTTTGTAGTGTGGGATTTTTTACACAGAACTCGCAACTTGTCCTGATACCCCAACGACGCTTATCGTGGAATGGCTCGATTTTTGGCGTTTGCCCGGTGCGGCGTCCAACTAATAAAAACCGATCCATGCATAAGAAAAAGTTGATCCCATGAATTTGAAGTTCCTCGAAACCTTCGTCTGGGTGGCCAAGCTCAAGAGTTTTCGCCTGACCGCCGAGAAGCTGTTCACCACCCAGGCCTCGATTTCCAGCCGCATTGCGGTGCTGGAGAGCGAACTGGGGGTGAAGCTGTTTCTGCGTGATTCGCGGGGCGTGAGCCTGACCCCGGAAGGCTTGAAGGTGCTCGATTATGCCGAGCAGATGATGGTGACCATGCAGGGCCTGAAGCAGTCCCTGGAGACCACCAGCAGCAAGGTCGGGCGCATCCGTATCGGCGCGATGGACACGGTGATCCACACCTGGCTGAGCCCATTGGTCGCCGAATTGATGGACCAGTTCCCGCGGGTGGAAATCGAATTGATCGCCGATACCGCGCTCAACCTCAGCGATCAGCTGCAAAAAGGCTTCCTCGACCTGATCCTGCAAACTGACCTGCTCCGCCTGGAGACCGTGCGCAGCCTGGAACTGGCCAGCCACCCCATGGCCTGGATCGTCGCCAGCCAATCGATCTACAACCGCGACTACGCGTCCCTCGCCGAACTGGCCCAGGAACGCATCATCACCTACTCGAAAAACTCCCACCCCCATCAGGACGTGCTCAGCCTGATGCAGGCCAATGGCGTTGCCGCGCCACGGATGAACTGTGTGAATTCGGTGTCGGCGATTACCCGCCTGCTGCGCGATGGCTTCGGGATTGGCGCACTGCCCCCCGTGCTGGTCATCGAAGAACTGGCACGCGGTGAATTGGTGATGTTGCCCATGGCGCAGAAACTGCCGAACTTGCAGGTGGTGGTGTCGTGGCGCGTGGGGGTGGAGTTGGTGGAGGAAATTGTGGGGTTGTGCCAGAAGGTGGTGGCCAGGTATGCCGAAGAGGTTGGCGAAGAGCGGATGGTGCTCAGCAACTGAAGGAACCCAATCCAATGTGGGAGGGGGCTTGCCCCCGATAGCAGTGTGTCAGTCAATACATCAGTGACTGAACCACCGCCATCGGGGGCAAGCCCCCTCCCACAATTGACCCAGGTGTTGGTTAGAGACCTTTCAGGTCCCGCTCTTCAATCGGCCGGCTCTGACGCAGGCGCTTGCCGCCCAACACCACCCAGTCGATCAAGCGGAACAGGCATTCCAGGCCAAACGACAGCAACATCGCCCCACCCAGGCCCCAGCCCATGGCCTCGGGGGTCAGCAGGATCTGGTAGCTGTAGCCGTTCCAGGTTTCCAGGCGAATATC
This genomic window contains:
- a CDS encoding LysR family transcriptional regulator, translated to MNLKFLETFVWVAKLKSFRLTAEKLFTTQASISSRIAVLESELGVKLFLRDSRGVSLTPEGLKVLDYAEQMMVTMQGLKQSLETTSSKVGRIRIGAMDTVIHTWLSPLVAELMDQFPRVEIELIADTALNLSDQLQKGFLDLILQTDLLRLETVRSLELASHPMAWIVASQSIYNRDYASLAELAQERIITYSKNSHPHQDVLSLMQANGVAAPRMNCVNSVSAITRLLRDGFGIGALPPVLVIEELARGELVMLPMAQKLPNLQVVVSWRVGVELVEEIVGLCQKVVARYAEEVGEERMVLSN
- a CDS encoding 5-oxoprolinase subunit PxpA, producing MSRLLLNCDIGESFGNWTLGLDAEVMPFIDCANVACGFHAGDPSIMRKTVSLALKHGVQVGAHPAYQDLQGFGRRSMAYTPQEIQDLLHYQIGALEGICRAQGGRVSYVKPHGAMYNDMMANPAQLRAVIQAVAAYGDLPLMLLATRDNSAAQALGDEYGVILWFEAFADRAYDPNGHLVSRQLPGAVHHDPEVIVQQSLTLSRGEPLTASDGSPLVLQANTLCVHGDNASSIAAVQRIREALKSA